A genomic stretch from Musa acuminata AAA Group cultivar baxijiao unplaced genomic scaffold, Cavendish_Baxijiao_AAA HiC_scaffold_1138, whole genome shotgun sequence includes:
- the LOC103999797 gene encoding probable E3 ubiquitin-protein ligase RHC2A — MPSSMTTASMYWCYRCSRFVRVRPQDAVVCPDCDGGFLEEVGGSPLPLGPAAELPPPQGFPSSAALTLGSHGSSAEAGPLQPSELRFRQNRRAAAGDRSPFNPVIVLRGASDGDRDEDRSTASNFELYYDDGTAAGLRPLPESISDFLMSSGFDRLLEQFAHIEINGMGHDRGSERPPASKVAIESMPTIEIVDDHIGKDCHCAICMDVFELGTEAREMPCKHIYHQDCILPWLSLRNSCPVCRHEMPTDVQERGSAVAEGDDQAAVTGSEEEMVGLTIWRLPGGGFAVGRFSGGRRAGEREFPVVYTEMDGGFNHSGAPRRISWTSRRSRLRESGGIGRTIRNFFSFFRRSRSASSSSRSIAESDAAFSRGHERGSVFRWRSRRRSINMDGGTDVTS; from the coding sequence ATGCCTTCTTCCATGACGACGGCGTCGATGTATTGGTGCTACCGGTGTAGCCGCTTCGTGCGGGTAAGGCCGCAGGACGCTGTCGTCTGCCccgactgcgacggtggcttcctcgaggaggtgggcggctCGCCTCTCCCTCTCGGACCCGCAGCTGAGCTCCCCCCCCCTCAGGGGTTCCCCTCTTCCGCCGCGCTCACGCTCGGCAGCCACGGATCCTCCGCGGAGGCCGGCCCACTTCAACCATCCGAGCTCAGATTCCGCCAGAACCGACGTGCGGCTGCCGGCGACCGCTCACCCTTCAATCCGGTCATCGTTCTTCGCGGCGCGTCTGACGGCGACCGTGATGAGGATCGCTCGACCGCTAGTAACTTCGAGCTTTACTATGACGATGGCACAGCAGCCGGCCTCCGCCCCTTGCCGGAAAGCATCTCGGATTTCCTGATGAGCTCTGGCTTCGACCGCCTCCTCGAGCAGTTCGCCCATATCGAGATCAACGGCATGGGTCACGACAGAGGAAGCGAGCGCCCCCCGGCGTCAAAGGTCGCCATCGAGTCGATGCCTACGATAGAGATCGTAGACGACCACATCGGGAAAGACTGCCATTGCGCCATCTGCATGGATGTCTTCGAGCTCGGGACGGAGGCCCGGGAGATGCCCTGCAAACACATCTATCATCAAGATTGCATTTTGCCGTGGCTTTCGCTCCGCAACTCGTGCCCTGTCTGCCGCCATGAGATGCCTACCGATGTGCAAGAACGGGGTTCTGCGGTTGCAGAAGGCGATGACCAAGCTGCTGTCACCGGGAGCGAAGAGGAGATGGTAGGTCTGACCATATGGAGGCTTCCAGGTGGAGGGTTTGCAGTGGGGAGGTTCTCAGGGGGCAGAAGAGCAGGGGAACGAGAGTTTCCCGTTGTCTACACTGAGATGGATGGTGGATTCAACCACAGTGGAGCACCAAGAAGGATCTCATGGACCTCGAGAAGGAGTAGGCTGAGGGAGAGTGGTGGAATTGGTCGGACTATTCGTAACTTCTTCTCATTCTTTCGGCGGTCACGATCGGCTTCGTCTTCTTCAAGGTCGATTGCAGAATCTGATGCTGCATTTTCTCGTGGGCACGAAAGAGGTTCAGTTTTCAGGTGGCGTTCACGAAGGCGGAGCATCAACATGGATGGCGGCACCGATGTGACTTCTTGA
- the LOC103999798 gene encoding scarecrow-like protein 9 has translation MVMDSGLHELFGMMSGLSYDDSHSEQNIFRALGLGEPQPHLGHSNYAVLPQMSSATNTSSNPTSTVSTSTEGEGLEDGDIFYSDMALRYISRMLMEEDIDEKVSTYKEELALQAAEKPFYDILGQKYPPSLYQPQLDAHQSLESPARSSNNQNGKFCRGGSSSSSRFVDSNSVCDSSDYQRSHARPTSADYSSQTPSSSSNSISSTEEPLANIVVSPSLFIGGMPAWHFKRGVEEARKFLPSNDKLVINLESNDLSSSREPRSDGRLVSIKAEVVEKESSLNVSRGRKNPNSEDLDLAEGRSNKQSAVFCEGELRSEMFDMVLLSQGDKCTQKIFDLREAMQNIASKNDQNGPAKAASGGKARGKKQTKKEVVDLRTLLILCSQAVAADDRRTANELLKQIRQHSSRDGDGSQRLASFFADGLEARLAGTGSLIYHALVAKRTTATDILKAYHLYLAACPFKRVSHFFSNQTILNLSEKASTVHIIDFGIYFGFQWPCLIQRLSTREGGPPKLRITGIDVPQPGFRPTERIEETGQRLADYAKSFNVPFEYQTIASKWETIRVEDLHIDKDEVVVVNCLYRFRNLVDETVIVDSPRNRVLNTIRKMNPDVFIHGVVNGSYSAPFFVTRFREALFHFSALFDMLETNVPRDDEQRLLIERDLFGREALNVIACEGSERVERPETYKQWQVRNLRAGFVQLPLNSGIMKKAKDKVRSCYHKDFVIDEDSRWLIQGWKGRIIYAVSAWKPSGA, from the coding sequence ATGGTTATGGATTCTGGCCTCCATGAATTGTTTGGGATGATGAGCGGATTGAGTTATGATGATTCCCACTCCGAGCAGAACATCTTCCGGGCTCTTGGATTAGGAGAACCGCAGCCTCATCTAGGTCATAGCAACTATGCGGTCTTGCCGCAGATGTCCTCCGCGACCAACACAAGTAGCAATCCCACATCTACGGTTAGCACGAGCACTGAGGGAGAGGGCCTAGAGGACGGCGACATCTTCTACTCGGATATGGCCCTTAGATACATAAGCCGAATGCTCATGGAGGAGGATATAGATGAGAAGGTTAGTACATATAAGGAAGAGCTAGCCCTCCAGGCTGCAGAGAAACCCTTCTACGACATCCTTGGCCAGAAGTACCCACCATCCCTGTATCAGCCGCAGCTCGATGCTCACCAAAGTTTGGAAAGCCCTGCCCGTAGCAGCAACAATCAGAATGGAAAATTCTGCAGAGGTGGTTCCAGTAGCAGCAGCAGGTTTGTTGACAGTAACTCGGTCTGTGATTCTTCTGATTATCAGCGATCACATGCTCGCCCGACTTCTGCCGATTATTCGTCTCAGACTCCGTCGAGCTCCTCTAACAGCATCAGCAGTACTGAGGAGCCCTTGGCTAACATTGTTGTGTCCCCTAGTCTGTTTATTGGTGGTATGCCAGCATGGCATTTCAAGAGAGGAGTTGAGGAAGCTCGCAAATTCCTTCCCAGCAATGATAAGTTGGTAATCAACTTAGAGTCCAATGATCTTTCATCATCTCGAGAGCCAAGGAGTGATGGTAGACTAGTCAGTATCAAGGCAGAGGTGGTCGAGAAAGAATCTTCTTTAAATGTTTCGAGAGGTCGAAAGAATCCAAACAGTGAGGACTTGGATTTGGCAGAGGGAAGGAGCAACAAACAGTCAGCTGTTTTCTGTGAGGGGGAGCTGAGGTCTGAAATGTTTGACATGGTTTTGCTTTCTCAGGGAGATAAATGCACTCAGAAAATATTTGATCTGAGAGAAGCGATGCAAAATATAGCAAGTAAAAACGACCAGAATGGTCCAGCGAAAGCTGCAAGTGGTGGCAAGGCACGAGGAAAGAAGCAAACGAAGAAGGAGGTGGTGGATCTTAGAACTCTTCTCATCCTTTGTTCTCAAGCAGTGGCAGCTGATGACAGACGAACTGCCAATGAACTACTGAAGCAGATTAGGCAGCACTCTTCCCGAGATGGAGATGGGTCTCAGAGATTGGCATCTTTCTTTGCAGATGGTCTTGAAGCTCGCTTGGCTGGCACAGGAAGCCTGATCTATCATGCCCTTGTGGCTAAAAGGACCACAGCAACGGATATATTGAAGGCATACCATCTATATCTTGCTGCATGTCCTTTTAAGAGAGTTTCACATTTTTTCTCTAATCAGACAATTCTTAATCTGTCAGAGAAGGCATCAACGGTGCACATAATAGATTTTGGCATCTATTTTGGGTTTCAATGGCCATGCCTTATTCAGCGTCTTTCTACCAGGGAAGGTGGCCCTCCAAAACTGCGGATAACTGGTATTGATGTACCTCAGCCGGGTTTCCGTCCCACAGAAAGGATCGAAGAGACAGGACAGAGACTAGCTGATTATGCAAAAAGTTTTAATGTTCCTTTTGAGTATCAGACCATAGCTTCTAAATGGGAGACCATTCGGGTTGAGGATCTTCACATCGATAAGGATGAGGTTGTGGTCGTCAACTGTTTGTACCGCTTCAGAAACCTTGTTGATGAAACTGTCATTGTGGATAGCCCCAGGAATAGGGTCCTCAACACAATAAGGAAGATGAACCCAGATGTTTTTATCCATGGAGTCGTGAATGGATCATACAGCGCTCCCTTCTTTGTGACACGCTTCCGTGAAGCTCTGTTccacttttctgccttgtttgacATGCTTGAGACAAACGTGCCACGTGACGATGAACAAAGGTTGTTGATTGAGAGGGATCTGTTTGGCAGGGAGGCTCTTAATGTTATAGCATGTGAGGGCTCAGAAAGGGTTGAGAGACCTGAGACTTACAAGCAGTGGCAGGTCAGGAATCTCAGGGCTGGGTTTGTGCAGCTTCCATTGAATTCAGGCATCATGAAGAAAGCAAAGGATAAGGTGAGAAGCTGCTATCACAAGGATTTTGTTATTGATGAAGACAGCCGATGGCTGATTCAGGGGTGGAAGGGAAGGATCATCTATGCAGTATCTGCATGGAAGCCTAGTGGAGCTTAG